A portion of the Acidobacteriota bacterium genome contains these proteins:
- a CDS encoding Dam family site-specific DNA-(adenine-N6)-methyltransferase: protein MQHSLLPRTRPKGQLLKWVGNKYKYAHTITAYFPDDYNHYLEPFLGIGAVLATVAPTRGIAGDVITPLVEFWKLVQRAPESLISYYRDTITRFNENRQQVYDDVKTRYNAHPNPFDMMVISRTCYGGVMRFTREGRISTPIGPHKPIAPETFEARLHEWRERVKHTKFVNQSFSKTMQSAGEGDLIYCDPPYIDTQSILYGAQDFSFSKLVEMIAVCKARGAKIALSIDGTKKSGTKRIAVEWPKGLFEREVLLDCGSSMLRRFQNGGSSMIGEDVHDRLLLTW from the coding sequence ATGCAGCACTCGCTATTGCCAAGAACCAGACCGAAAGGCCAACTCCTAAAGTGGGTCGGTAACAAGTACAAGTACGCACACACGATCACGGCGTACTTCCCGGATGATTATAATCATTACCTTGAGCCTTTTCTTGGAATCGGCGCAGTCTTAGCCACAGTCGCGCCCACACGCGGAATAGCGGGCGATGTAATTACGCCGTTAGTAGAGTTCTGGAAGCTGGTGCAGAGGGCTCCGGAGTCGCTGATTTCCTACTACCGTGACACAATCACCCGCTTCAATGAGAATCGACAACAGGTTTACGACGACGTTAAGACCAGGTACAACGCCCATCCAAACCCCTTCGATATGATGGTCATAAGTCGAACTTGCTACGGTGGAGTGATGCGATTCACACGTGAGGGGCGTATTAGCACACCGATTGGTCCACATAAGCCGATCGCCCCAGAGACATTTGAGGCCCGGCTCCATGAATGGCGGGAGCGCGTCAAGCACACGAAATTCGTCAATCAGTCTTTCAGCAAGACCATGCAGTCAGCGGGGGAAGGCGACCTCATCTATTGCGACCCACCATACATTGACACACAGTCGATCCTTTACGGCGCACAGGATTTCAGCTTCTCTAAGTTGGTTGAGATGATTGCGGTGTGCAAGGCAAGAGGGGCGAAGATTGCACTCTCTATCGACGGTACGAAGAAGTCTGGGACCAAACGAATCGCGGTCGAGTGGCCTAAAGGCTTGTTTGAGCGCGAAGTCCTGCTGGACTGTGGTAGCTCAATGCTGCGTCGATTCCAGAATGGCGGTAGTTCTATGATAGGGGAAGACGTGCACGATAGGCTGCTGCTGACGTGGTAA